In Arsenophonus sp. aPb, one DNA window encodes the following:
- a CDS encoding ChuX/HutX family heme-like substrate-binding protein, which yields MNDSLYNRYQQAKQQNNLQSIAESANYLNVTEAELIYACVNADDAKRLNVDITLLLPELANLGEIKAITANKYATHIHIGEFKNVRLNNQTGIVLNPRELDLRIFLEHWAISFALTETSSDNLQHSIQFFDNHGNAVHKIYATEKTNMAVWYKLIKQYQMTSNPALNLRPTTVHPQPPQINQAVKKQLETDWRNMTNVHQFFQLLQKYNVKRQQIFDAVSDELAYQVDNHALYQILHSAFNQQNEIMIFVGSLGCMQIFTGCIQKLAAYHDKQSALQKINVLNPKFSLNVIETGIAKSWVTRKPTKDGIVTSLEIFDNHGDHIIQLFGQRTEGEHEQLDWQKQISTLTKI from the coding sequence ATGAACGATTCACTTTATAACCGTTACCAGCAAGCAAAACAACAAAATAACCTACAATCGATTGCAGAATCGGCAAACTATTTAAATGTTACAGAAGCAGAATTGATCTATGCATGTGTTAATGCGGATGATGCTAAACGGTTAAATGTAGACATAACACTATTATTACCTGAACTGGCGAATTTAGGGGAAATAAAAGCGATTACCGCTAATAAATATGCTACTCACATCCATATTGGTGAATTTAAAAATGTTCGTTTAAACAACCAGACAGGTATCGTACTTAATCCCAGAGAGCTTGATTTGCGTATATTTCTTGAACACTGGGCAATCAGCTTTGCCTTGACTGAGACATCTTCCGATAATTTACAACACAGTATTCAGTTTTTTGATAACCATGGTAATGCCGTACATAAGATCTATGCTACTGAAAAAACCAATATGGCGGTTTGGTATAAGTTGATTAAACAATATCAGATGACCTCAAATCCAGCATTAAATTTGCGTCCTACTACTGTCCATCCACAACCACCACAAATTAATCAAGCGGTAAAAAAACAACTAGAAACCGATTGGCGTAACATGACAAATGTTCATCAATTTTTTCAACTATTGCAAAAATATAATGTTAAACGACAACAAATCTTCGACGCGGTCAGCGACGAACTTGCTTATCAAGTTGATAATCATGCTCTCTACCAAATTCTACATAGCGCCTTTAATCAGCAAAATGAAATTATGATCTTTGTCGGCAGCCTTGGATGCATGCAAATATTTACCGGATGCATTCAAAAACTAGCCGCTTATCATGACAAACAAAGTGCACTACAAAAAATTAATGTTTTAAATCCAAAATTCTCACTCAATGTAATTGAAACTGGTATTGCTAAAAGTTGGGTAACACGTAAACCAACCAAGGATGGTATAGTCACCAGCCTGGAAATTTTTGATAATCATGGCGATCATATCATTCAATTATTTGGTCAACGTACGGAAGGAGAACATGAACAATTAGATTGGCAGAAGCAAATTTCAACCTTAACTAAAATATAA
- a CDS encoding hemin ABC transporter substrate-binding protein, translating into MKLWLLSIIISLLIPCSQASERIITLGGDITEIIFALNEGKQVIARDSSSRQPDSVLKLPDVGYMRMLNAEGILSLYPTLILASEQAKPDFALKQIQQTGVKIIKVTGAPTLAAIPEKIRTIANAIEQPQKGEALINKLNEQLSLINTTPLQQKIIFIFSHNGTVPLVAGQRTAADSIISTVGAQNALQGFNGYLPLSQEAIIASQPDWILITIEGIRSLGGIEKIWQLPGINMTPAEKNKALLVVNDLGLLGFGLSTPSVMKQIRDALEKTNK; encoded by the coding sequence ATGAAATTATGGCTTCTCTCAATCATCATCTCTTTACTCATTCCTTGTTCTCAAGCGAGTGAACGCATTATCACGCTCGGTGGGGATATTACTGAAATTATCTTTGCCCTTAATGAAGGAAAACAGGTTATTGCTCGCGATAGTAGCAGTCGTCAACCAGACTCGGTATTAAAGCTCCCTGACGTCGGTTATATGCGTATGTTAAATGCGGAAGGCATTTTATCGCTATACCCAACTTTGATCTTAGCAAGTGAACAGGCAAAACCCGATTTCGCTCTAAAACAAATTCAACAAACAGGTGTTAAGATAATAAAAGTGACAGGAGCCCCTACTCTGGCAGCCATACCAGAAAAAATTCGTACCATTGCTAATGCTATAGAACAACCTCAAAAAGGAGAAGCGCTCATCAATAAACTTAATGAGCAATTGTCATTAATTAATACGACTCCTCTACAACAAAAAATCATTTTCATATTCAGCCATAATGGCACTGTGCCTCTTGTCGCCGGTCAACGCACTGCAGCAGATAGTATTATTTCAACGGTCGGTGCCCAAAATGCATTACAAGGTTTTAACGGTTATCTGCCACTCTCTCAAGAAGCAATTATTGCCAGTCAACCCGATTGGATTTTAATTACCATTGAAGGGATTCGTTCCTTGGGGGGGATAGAAAAAATCTGGCAATTACCTGGTATTAATATGACACCTGCCGAAAAAAACAAAGCATTACTAGTGGTTAATGATTTAGGGCTACTCGGATTTGGACTATCAACGCCGAGCGTTATGAAACAAATACGCGATGCTTTGGAAAAAACCAATAAATGA
- a CDS encoding iron ABC transporter permease, producing the protein MKQFAYPKLRLFILFCIVILIALLAANVGAMSLSFNTLWQLPLTDNHWQIWLTIRLPRILLALLVGCALAVAGAIMQGLFRNPLADPGLLGISSGAALSVALFIVLPLPISSLLSDYGYLIAAFVGGFIVAIVIFSLTHYSNGQLTKLLMSGIAINTLCVSFIGVLSYVSDDQQLRSLTLWMMGSLSQNNGAILAIAASIISLTMFIVLQQSMTLNLLQLGDEEAYYLGLKVKKSKFILLVLSSLLIGCAVALSGIIGFIGLVVPHLIRMTFGANHKWLLPASALAGSALLLVADTIARTLATPAEIPVGLITGLIGAPYFLYLILKQSQG; encoded by the coding sequence ATGAAACAATTCGCTTATCCAAAATTGAGATTATTCATTTTATTTTGCATTGTTATTTTAATTGCCTTACTGGCGGCAAATGTAGGTGCTATGTCTCTGTCATTTAACACACTTTGGCAATTACCCTTAACAGATAATCATTGGCAAATTTGGCTAACTATTCGCTTACCCCGTATTTTATTGGCATTATTAGTCGGCTGCGCATTAGCGGTTGCGGGTGCTATTATGCAAGGGTTATTTCGTAATCCATTAGCCGATCCGGGCTTACTTGGCATTAGTAGCGGAGCTGCCCTTAGCGTTGCGCTTTTTATTGTTCTTCCCTTGCCTATTTCTTCACTACTAAGTGATTATGGTTATCTGATCGCCGCTTTTGTTGGCGGCTTTATCGTTGCAATAGTTATTTTTTCATTAACCCACTATTCAAATGGTCAATTAACAAAATTACTTATGTCAGGCATAGCGATTAATACATTATGCGTATCTTTCATTGGCGTACTTAGCTACGTTAGCGATGACCAACAGTTACGCAGCTTGACATTATGGATGATGGGCTCCTTAAGTCAAAATAATGGTGCCATATTAGCAATTGCCGCTAGCATCATTTCACTAACCATGTTTATAGTCTTACAACAAAGTATGACACTTAATTTATTACAATTAGGCGATGAAGAAGCATATTATCTCGGCTTAAAAGTAAAAAAAAGCAAGTTTATCCTGTTAGTACTAAGCTCACTTTTAATTGGTTGTGCTGTAGCGCTAAGTGGAATAATTGGTTTTATTGGCTTAGTCGTGCCGCATCTGATTAGAATGACCTTTGGCGCTAATCATAAATGGTTATTACCGGCTTCCGCTTTGGCAGGCTCTGCTCTACTACTTGTCGCTGATACCATCGCGCGTACATTAGCCACACCAGCGGAAATTCCAGTAGGCTTAATTACTGGACTAATTGGTGCTCCTTATTTTCTCTATCTTATTTTAAAACAGTCACAAGGTTAG
- a CDS encoding heme ABC transporter ATP-binding protein produces the protein MCRSSIPFIEAKRLCYRVNSQNIIDDLSLSLYHNQISIIIGPNGAGKSTLLRLLTGFLTPHTGDCLLEGKSLATWDINKLSRKRAVMHQQHQLNFPFSVEEIVAMGRSPHASHCFNQAIESALIQTDCLALRYRNYQQLSGGEQQRVQLARVIAQLWHPEPNNSYLFLDEPTSALDLYHQQQSLRLLHRLNRQQSIGVCCILHDLNLAALYADRIYLLHQGQLVSVGTPQQVMTEENLRRWYRANLYVKIHPDKKVPQIFLHH, from the coding sequence ATGTGCCGTTCCTCTATACCTTTTATTGAAGCAAAGCGACTCTGCTATCGCGTAAATAGTCAAAATATTATTGATGATTTATCACTGTCACTTTATCACAACCAAATAAGTATTATTATCGGGCCTAATGGTGCTGGAAAATCGACTTTACTACGTTTATTAACCGGTTTTCTTACACCACATACGGGAGACTGTTTATTAGAAGGGAAATCGCTAGCAACTTGGGATATCAATAAATTATCGCGTAAACGCGCGGTAATGCACCAACAGCACCAACTCAACTTTCCCTTTAGTGTTGAAGAAATTGTGGCGATGGGACGAAGTCCTCATGCAAGTCATTGCTTCAATCAAGCTATCGAAAGTGCATTGATACAAACTGACTGCCTGGCATTACGCTATCGAAATTACCAACAACTATCCGGCGGAGAACAGCAACGTGTGCAATTAGCCCGTGTTATCGCCCAACTTTGGCATCCTGAGCCCAATAATAGCTACTTATTTTTGGATGAACCAACCTCAGCACTTGATCTCTATCATCAGCAACAAAGTTTACGCTTATTACATCGTTTAAATCGTCAACAATCTATTGGTGTTTGTTGCATATTGCATGATCTAAACCTGGCAGCATTATATGCAGATCGCATTTATTTACTGCATCAGGGTCAACTGGTTAGTGTCGGCACACCGCAACAAGTCATGACAGAAGAAAATTTACGCCGCTGGTACAGAGCTAATCTTTATGTGAAAATTCATCCAGACAAGAAGGTTCCGCAAATATTTTTACACCACTGA